A stretch of Geomonas oryzisoli DNA encodes these proteins:
- a CDS encoding zinc dependent phospholipase C family protein produces MLEGMPLLLLVTSMLVLALPEQALAWGAGVHLQLGMNVLNNLDALKPAVAAIISAHPYDFLYGTIAADITLGKKFTHYLQHCHRWRIGHRVLDKAGDPAQQACAYGYLSHLAADCIAHNYYVPYKVMRSFSSLTLKHAYWEMRFENYVEKEIWETAKKVSLEHFSSNDQLLRKVLSDTIFSFGTNKKIFNSILLVSRLEKWQSILQTLSDSSSYVLEENDREEYMQLAQEAVFDFLNNDDSSRFFHADPTGERALAAAEAVRKNLRLLYRTGKITKPQAYAELDELKLKLKEAICEPELLLQILSK; encoded by the coding sequence ATGCTCGAAGGCATGCCGCTTTTACTGCTCGTCACATCCATGCTGGTCTTGGCGCTCCCCGAGCAGGCCCTCGCCTGGGGTGCCGGCGTGCACCTTCAACTGGGCATGAACGTGCTGAACAACCTGGACGCCCTGAAGCCGGCAGTCGCCGCCATCATCTCGGCCCATCCCTACGACTTCCTTTACGGCACCATCGCCGCCGACATCACGCTGGGCAAGAAGTTCACCCACTACCTGCAGCACTGCCACCGCTGGCGCATCGGGCACCGGGTCCTGGACAAGGCCGGCGATCCCGCCCAGCAGGCCTGCGCCTACGGGTATCTCAGCCACCTGGCCGCGGACTGCATCGCCCACAACTACTACGTCCCCTACAAGGTGATGCGCAGTTTTTCCTCGCTCACCCTCAAGCACGCCTACTGGGAGATGCGCTTCGAAAACTACGTGGAGAAGGAGATCTGGGAGACCGCGAAGAAGGTTTCGCTGGAACACTTCAGCAGCAACGACCAGCTGCTGCGCAAGGTTCTCTCGGACACCATCTTCTCCTTCGGCACCAACAAGAAGATCTTCAACTCCATCCTGCTGGTGAGCCGCCTGGAGAAATGGCAGAGCATCCTGCAGACCCTATCCGACAGTTCGAGCTACGTCCTCGAGGAAAACGACCGGGAGGAGTACATGCAGCTGGCCCAGGAAGCCGTCTTCGATTTCCTGAACAACGACGACTCCTCACGCTTCTTCCACGCCGACCCGACCGGTGAGCGGGCGCTGGCGGCGGCGGAGGCGGTGCGCAAGAATCTGCGCCTTTTGTACCGCACCGGCAAAATCACCAAGCCTCAGGCCTACGCGGAGCTCGACGAGTTGAAGCTGAAACTCAAGGAAGCGATCTGCGAGCCGGAACTGCTGCTGCAGATCCTCTCCAAGTAG
- a CDS encoding uracil-DNA glycosylase family protein: MAEMEERELLLRSLKGYLVDLADSGVDDLVFATGTVTAPPLAAASSGASVAPAAAAAQAQAQAQAQAQAQAQAQAQAAIPAEAVSAEAAVSAAAPVASAAAVSSPAQDAEVPCRQEGNPQARLLFLMAGPGYDGAAGDLLAKIIGAMKFTTDQVCLLSFDAEGDVAGVAAGVIKRIETVAPEAVVALGEEATALLLGGSASLERVRGKWHDVRGRAVMPTLHPELLLEDEGLKRHVWEDMKLVMRRLAGAA, translated from the coding sequence ATGGCGGAGATGGAGGAGCGGGAGCTGCTGTTACGCTCGCTGAAAGGGTACCTGGTGGATCTCGCCGACAGCGGTGTGGACGATCTCGTCTTTGCTACCGGCACCGTCACGGCTCCGCCTTTGGCCGCTGCATCCTCCGGTGCGTCCGTCGCTCCTGCGGCCGCAGCAGCTCAGGCACAGGCACAGGCGCAGGCGCAGGCACAGGCACAGGCACAGGCACAGGCACAGGCGGCGATTCCAGCCGAAGCGGTGTCGGCCGAGGCTGCCGTGTCCGCCGCCGCACCCGTAGCATCTGCGGCGGCAGTGTCCTCCCCGGCGCAGGACGCGGAAGTTCCGTGCCGCCAGGAAGGAAACCCGCAGGCGCGCCTGCTCTTCTTGATGGCCGGCCCCGGGTACGACGGAGCCGCGGGGGACCTGCTGGCCAAGATCATCGGGGCCATGAAATTCACGACGGACCAGGTCTGCCTGCTGAGCTTCGATGCGGAGGGAGACGTAGCCGGCGTGGCGGCCGGCGTGATCAAAAGGATAGAGACGGTAGCGCCTGAGGCGGTGGTTGCGCTGGGTGAAGAGGCGACGGCGCTGCTTCTGGGCGGGAGCGCTTCACTGGAGCGGGTACGCGGCAAATGGCACGACGTCCGGGGCAGGGCGGTCATGCCGACCCTGCACCCCGAGCTGTTGTTGGAGGACGAGGGGCTCAAGCGTCACGTCTGGGAGGACATGAAGCTTGTGATGCGCCGACTGGCCGGAGCGGCCTAG
- a CDS encoding NAD-dependent epimerase/dehydratase family protein has protein sequence MSGSVLITGGAGFIGSHLADELLRHGYRVRVLDSLVPQVHGPDAGRPSYLDLEVELIKGDVRDPAAVQKALIGTEAVFHMAAMVGVGQSMYEIERYTSANNCGTAVLLEAMAQARGDRKLIVASSMSIYGEGRYRDSSGACYDDVSREVGQLQRGDWEPLRDDREPLIPVPTPEEKTPSLASVYALSKYDQERMALIVGNCYRIPVIALRLFNVYGTRQALSNPYTGVLAIFASRLMNGNPPRIFEDGRQLRDFVSVHDVATGCRLALEVDQQKQQLFNIGSGANISVLQVLERFCEVLNLTAIEPEITGSYRAGDIRHCFADIKSAKEILGYAPRVPFVEGLRELANWLEGEVAVDRVAEAHAELAQRGLTL, from the coding sequence ATGTCAGGGAGCGTTCTAATCACGGGGGGAGCCGGTTTCATCGGTTCCCACTTGGCCGACGAGCTGCTGCGTCACGGCTACCGGGTGCGGGTGCTGGACAGCCTGGTGCCGCAGGTCCACGGCCCCGATGCGGGCCGGCCGTCGTACCTGGACCTCGAGGTCGAGCTGATCAAGGGGGACGTGCGCGACCCGGCCGCGGTGCAAAAAGCGCTGATCGGCACCGAAGCGGTGTTCCACATGGCCGCCATGGTGGGGGTCGGCCAGAGCATGTACGAGATCGAGCGCTACACCTCGGCCAACAACTGCGGCACCGCGGTGCTGCTCGAGGCGATGGCACAGGCCCGGGGGGACCGGAAGCTGATTGTCGCTTCCAGCATGAGCATCTACGGGGAAGGGCGCTACCGGGACAGCAGCGGGGCGTGCTACGACGACGTGAGCAGGGAGGTCGGGCAGCTGCAGCGGGGGGACTGGGAGCCGCTTCGTGATGACCGCGAGCCGCTGATCCCGGTGCCGACGCCCGAGGAGAAGACGCCGTCGCTCGCCTCGGTGTACGCCCTGTCCAAGTACGACCAGGAACGCATGGCGCTCATCGTCGGGAACTGCTACCGCATCCCGGTGATCGCGCTGCGGTTGTTCAACGTGTACGGCACCAGGCAGGCCCTTTCCAACCCCTACACCGGGGTGCTCGCCATCTTCGCCTCCAGGCTCATGAACGGTAACCCGCCCCGCATCTTCGAGGACGGCCGCCAACTGCGCGATTTCGTCAGCGTGCACGACGTGGCGACCGGGTGCCGGCTGGCGCTGGAGGTGGACCAGCAGAAGCAGCAGCTCTTCAACATCGGCAGCGGCGCCAACATATCGGTACTGCAGGTGCTGGAGCGTTTCTGTGAGGTGCTCAACCTGACCGCCATCGAGCCAGAGATCACCGGCAGCTACCGTGCCGGCGACATCAGGCACTGCTTCGCCGATATCAAGAGCGCCAAGGAGATCCTGGGGTACGCGCCGCGGGTTCCCTTTGTCGAGGGGCTGAGGGAGCTGGCGAACTGGCTGGAGGGTGAGGTTGCGGTAGACCGGGTCGCCGAGGCGCATGCCGAGCTGGCCCAGCGGGGACTGACGCTATGA
- the treZ gene encoding malto-oligosyltrehalose trehalohydrolase has translation MAAVQRRMPIGAEVVPEGVHFRVWAPGHMEVEVVLEGAPSPQATLLAPEEGGYFSGICREAGAGSRYRYCLDGGECFPDPASRFQPEGPHGPSQVIDAATFAWSDQGWTGVDREGHVIYELHLGTFTMEGTWRAAQEQLPALKDLGITMVEVMPVADFPGRFGWGYDGVNHFAPTRLYGKPDDMRSFVDRAHSLGLGVMLDVVYNHFGPEGNYLARFSDFYYGEKESDWGKVMNFDGRQSGPVREFFMVNAAYWIDEFHLDGLRFDASHAIIDDSEIHILGDITSRVRERAGKRRLLLVAENENQDYRCLRPREEGGFGMDGVWNDDFHHSAHVALTGYHDAYYSEYYGSPQEMISCAKWSYLYQGQFYFWQGKRRGSPTMGHSPDSYINYIQNHDQIGNSAWGIRIDRLTNPAGLRAMTALLFLLPQTPMIFQGQEFSASSPFLYFADLSPETSQQVHAGRIEFLKQFTNVDSPEVIDTIDKPYELETFQQSRLDLRERERHGKVYALYRDLIRLRREDPVFSRGYACHIEGAVLGRSGFLLRYFLEEEQRLVLVNLGREQHLVPIPEPMLAPPFGCAWKTLWSSEKIEFGGSGTPKLDTEKFWRLQGYATLVLMPVPEGGDQP, from the coding sequence ATGGCTGCGGTACAGAGAAGGATGCCGATCGGAGCGGAAGTGGTCCCGGAAGGCGTGCATTTCAGGGTCTGGGCGCCGGGGCACATGGAGGTGGAGGTGGTGCTCGAGGGGGCTCCGTCGCCGCAAGCGACCCTGCTCGCCCCGGAGGAAGGAGGCTATTTCTCCGGCATCTGCCGCGAGGCCGGTGCCGGCTCCCGGTATCGCTACTGCCTGGACGGCGGGGAGTGCTTCCCCGACCCCGCCTCCCGTTTCCAGCCCGAAGGGCCGCACGGCCCCTCCCAGGTGATCGACGCCGCAACGTTCGCCTGGAGCGACCAGGGGTGGACCGGGGTGGATCGCGAGGGGCACGTCATCTACGAACTGCACCTGGGCACCTTCACCATGGAAGGGACCTGGCGCGCCGCCCAGGAGCAGCTCCCGGCGCTCAAGGACCTCGGCATCACCATGGTCGAGGTGATGCCGGTAGCCGATTTCCCCGGCCGGTTCGGCTGGGGGTATGACGGCGTCAACCACTTCGCCCCCACCAGGCTCTACGGCAAGCCCGACGACATGCGCAGCTTCGTGGACCGCGCCCACAGCCTCGGCCTGGGGGTCATGCTGGACGTGGTCTACAACCATTTCGGCCCGGAAGGCAACTACCTCGCCCGCTTCTCGGACTTCTACTACGGCGAGAAGGAAAGCGACTGGGGCAAGGTGATGAATTTCGACGGCAGGCAAAGCGGGCCCGTGCGCGAGTTCTTCATGGTCAACGCCGCCTACTGGATCGACGAGTTCCACCTGGACGGCCTGCGCTTCGACGCCAGCCACGCCATCATCGACGACTCCGAGATCCACATCCTGGGGGACATCACCAGCCGGGTCCGGGAGCGCGCCGGCAAACGCCGCCTGCTGCTGGTGGCCGAGAACGAGAATCAGGACTACCGTTGCCTGCGCCCCAGGGAGGAAGGGGGCTTCGGCATGGACGGGGTCTGGAACGACGACTTCCACCACAGCGCCCACGTAGCCCTCACCGGCTACCACGACGCCTACTACTCCGAATACTACGGCTCCCCCCAGGAGATGATCTCCTGCGCCAAGTGGAGCTACCTGTACCAGGGGCAGTTCTATTTCTGGCAGGGGAAGCGGCGCGGCTCCCCCACCATGGGCCACAGCCCCGACAGCTACATCAACTACATCCAGAACCACGACCAGATCGGCAACTCCGCCTGGGGCATCCGCATCGACCGGCTCACCAACCCGGCAGGGCTGCGGGCCATGACCGCACTGCTGTTTCTGCTCCCCCAGACCCCGATGATCTTCCAGGGGCAGGAATTCTCGGCCAGCTCCCCCTTTCTGTACTTCGCCGACCTGAGCCCGGAGACCTCTCAGCAGGTCCACGCCGGCCGCATCGAGTTCCTGAAACAGTTCACCAACGTCGACTCCCCCGAGGTGATCGACACCATCGACAAACCCTACGAGCTGGAGACCTTCCAGCAGTCGCGCCTCGACCTGAGGGAGCGCGAGCGCCACGGCAAGGTCTACGCGCTGTACCGGGACCTGATCCGTCTGCGACGCGAGGACCCGGTCTTCAGCCGCGGCTACGCCTGCCATATCGAAGGGGCGGTGCTGGGGAGATCGGGTTTTCTGCTGCGCTACTTCCTTGAGGAAGAGCAGCGCCTGGTGCTGGTGAACCTTGGGCGCGAGCAGCACCTGGTTCCGATCCCGGAGCCGATGCTTGCCCCCCCCTTCGGGTGCGCCTGGAAGACACTTTGGAGTAGCGAAAAGATAGAGTTCGGCGGTTCCGGCACGCCGAAGCTCGACACGGAGAAGTTCTGGCGCCTGCAGGGGTACGCGACGCTGGTACTGATGCCGGTGCCGGAGGGAGGGGACCAGCCATGA
- a CDS encoding BON domain-containing protein: protein MAKKHRIITVLVSACLLTSLVGCTHDTRTTKHETAEEYVDDAAVTTRVKAAIFDELALKTFQINVTTYQGVVQLSGFVDSAENARRAGEIARGVKGVREVKNDLITK, encoded by the coding sequence ATGGCTAAAAAACATCGCATCATCACGGTCCTTGTCAGTGCCTGCCTGCTCACTTCCCTCGTCGGTTGCACCCACGACACCCGCACCACCAAACACGAGACTGCGGAGGAATACGTCGACGACGCGGCCGTCACCACCCGCGTCAAGGCCGCCATCTTCGACGAACTGGCGCTGAAGACCTTCCAGATCAACGTGACCACGTACCAGGGGGTGGTGCAACTGAGCGGGTTCGTGGATTCGGCTGAAAACGCGAGGAGGGCGGGTGAAATCGCCCGCGGCGTGAAGGGAGTGAGGGAAGTGAAGAACGACCTGATCACCAAGTAG
- a CDS encoding amylo-alpha-1,6-glucosidase, with product MTTVTREFHFDRHDEEVKTRQLLEQEWLVTNGLGGYASGTVCGALTRRYHGLLIAAYPSPMGRIVMLNRLTEAIRFPDGSMRRFGGDQKEGGLDFHGLEYLTGFRLEDGMPVWRYELDGTVIEKQLVMVHRQNTVHLIYRLVSGEKMVRLKLQPYLQFRPHDASVDIVSDDPYMFTAVQNRYQISSGANSPQLRLVINGGRGNFTLEEKHSTDIFYDVESARGYDSLGTLWTAGYFAVDLASGQNASLTASTETWETIAALPPAAALEMERERRRLLVAAADPRARQGLPAELVLATDQFIITPAGRHKDSVRAHAMGDEVCTVIAGYHWFTDWGRDTMISLEGLTLATGRHTEAGWILRTFAHYVKNGLIPNLFPEGHNEGLYHTADASLWFFHALNRYLEYTNDRATLHMIMPQMREIIDRHLSGTSFGIGIDPSDGLLKQGAEGYQLTWMDAKVGDWVVTPRRGKAVELNALWYNALRLMQQWTEQSGDEQYSRQLSAFADQAYRSFNQRFWYADGGYLYDVVDGEFGDDNACRPNQLFAISLPFPVLARDHWSQVLDTVRQRLLTPVGLRTLAPGHPDYKPTYHGDLRARDAAYHQGTVWPWLIGPFVDAWMKLYPDQVGAARSFLEGLVQQLNQQCIGSISEIFDAEQPYNPRGCIAQAWSVAEMLRCWLKTAQ from the coding sequence ATGACCACGGTGACGCGGGAATTCCATTTCGACCGCCACGATGAGGAAGTGAAGACCCGGCAGCTGCTCGAGCAGGAGTGGCTTGTGACCAACGGCCTGGGGGGATACGCCTCCGGGACGGTCTGCGGCGCGCTGACCCGGCGCTACCACGGCCTGCTCATCGCCGCCTACCCCTCGCCGATGGGACGCATCGTGATGCTGAACCGTCTCACCGAGGCGATCCGCTTCCCCGACGGGAGCATGCGCCGCTTCGGGGGGGACCAGAAGGAGGGAGGGCTCGACTTCCACGGTCTTGAGTATCTGACCGGGTTCCGACTCGAGGACGGCATGCCGGTCTGGCGCTACGAGCTGGACGGTACCGTGATCGAGAAGCAGCTGGTCATGGTGCACCGCCAGAACACGGTGCACTTGATCTACCGCCTGGTCTCCGGGGAGAAGATGGTGCGCCTCAAGCTGCAGCCCTACCTGCAGTTCCGCCCCCACGACGCCTCGGTCGACATCGTCTCCGACGATCCCTACATGTTCACCGCGGTGCAGAACCGCTACCAGATCTCCTCCGGCGCCAACTCTCCCCAGCTGAGGCTCGTGATCAACGGCGGCAGGGGTAACTTCACCCTGGAGGAGAAGCACAGCACCGACATCTTCTACGACGTGGAAAGCGCCCGCGGCTACGATTCCCTGGGGACGCTGTGGACCGCCGGGTACTTCGCGGTCGATCTCGCGAGCGGCCAGAACGCCTCACTCACCGCCTCCACCGAAACCTGGGAAACCATCGCGGCGCTCCCCCCGGCGGCGGCCCTGGAGATGGAGCGGGAGCGGCGCCGGCTTCTTGTCGCTGCGGCGGACCCGAGGGCACGTCAGGGGCTCCCGGCCGAGCTGGTGCTTGCCACCGACCAGTTCATCATCACCCCGGCCGGCCGCCACAAGGACAGCGTGCGGGCCCATGCCATGGGGGACGAGGTCTGCACGGTCATCGCCGGCTACCACTGGTTCACCGACTGGGGGCGCGACACCATGATCTCGCTGGAGGGGCTCACCCTGGCCACCGGACGCCACACCGAGGCGGGATGGATCCTGCGCACCTTCGCCCACTACGTGAAGAACGGACTGATCCCAAACCTCTTCCCCGAGGGGCACAACGAAGGGCTCTACCACACGGCCGACGCGAGCCTGTGGTTTTTCCACGCGCTGAACCGCTACCTTGAGTACACCAACGACCGGGCCACGCTGCACATGATCATGCCCCAGATGCGGGAGATCATCGACCGGCACCTTTCCGGCACCAGTTTCGGCATCGGGATCGACCCGAGCGACGGGCTTTTGAAGCAGGGGGCCGAGGGGTACCAGCTCACCTGGATGGACGCCAAGGTGGGGGACTGGGTGGTCACGCCGCGCCGGGGCAAGGCCGTGGAGCTGAACGCGCTCTGGTACAACGCGCTGCGCCTGATGCAGCAGTGGACCGAGCAGTCCGGGGACGAGCAGTACTCGCGACAGCTGAGCGCCTTTGCCGACCAGGCGTATCGCTCCTTCAACCAGCGCTTCTGGTACGCCGACGGGGGCTACCTCTACGACGTCGTCGACGGCGAGTTCGGCGACGACAACGCCTGCCGCCCCAATCAGCTCTTCGCCATCTCGCTCCCGTTCCCCGTCCTGGCGCGGGACCATTGGTCCCAGGTGCTGGACACGGTGCGCCAACGCCTGCTGACCCCGGTGGGGTTACGTACCCTCGCCCCGGGACACCCGGACTACAAGCCGACCTACCACGGCGACCTCAGGGCCCGCGATGCCGCCTACCACCAGGGGACCGTCTGGCCCTGGCTCATCGGCCCCTTCGTCGACGCGTGGATGAAGCTCTACCCGGACCAGGTCGGCGCGGCGCGCTCCTTTCTGGAAGGACTGGTGCAGCAGCTGAACCAGCAGTGCATCGGCTCCATCAGCGAGATCTTCGATGCCGAGCAGCCCTACAACCCCAGGGGTTGCATCGCCCAGGCCTGGAGCGTCGCGGAGATGCTGCGCTGCTGGCTTAAGACCGCCCAGTGA
- a CDS encoding DUF2795 domain-containing protein yields MATRGTGHSPADVTKHLKGIDFPAEKQDLLKHAQHMKAEKVVLEEIQKMEDREYDNMADVMKSFGKERGGEESGQSGRAKQQTGGQAGQGKSHSRPHH; encoded by the coding sequence ATGGCAACCAGGGGTACTGGTCATTCTCCGGCCGACGTGACAAAACATCTCAAAGGCATAGACTTCCCGGCTGAGAAACAGGACCTTCTCAAACATGCTCAGCACATGAAAGCTGAGAAAGTGGTCCTCGAGGAAATCCAGAAAATGGAAGACCGGGAATACGACAACATGGCCGACGTCATGAAGTCCTTCGGGAAAGAGCGTGGCGGTGAGGAGTCCGGACAATCCGGCAGGGCGAAACAACAGACAGGCGGGCAGGCAGGCCAGGGTAAATCCCACAGCAGGCCTCATCACTAA